In Bacillus sp. BGMRC 2118, a genomic segment contains:
- a CDS encoding class I SAM-dependent methyltransferase, with the protein MKNLTSNLVESYNNKAQERDSFGVADWKVKERDVFLKMLQKEKLSNLLELGAGTGKDSLFLSEEGLQTMSTDISPEMVNLCRAKGLEAKVMDFANLDFPDHHFDCVWAMNCLLHVPKAHIHKVLTEIKRVLKPSGLFFMGVYGGENSEGIWEEDFYTPKRFFSFFEDETIQELVSKYFQIESFTIVPNEVVGGNFHFQSIIVRK; encoded by the coding sequence ATGAAGAATCTAACTAGCAATCTTGTGGAATCATATAATAATAAAGCCCAAGAAAGAGATTCATTTGGTGTAGCAGATTGGAAAGTGAAGGAACGGGATGTATTCCTAAAGATGCTGCAAAAGGAGAAGTTATCTAATTTATTGGAATTAGGAGCGGGTACAGGGAAGGATAGTTTGTTCCTTAGTGAAGAAGGATTACAAACGATGAGTACAGACATATCTCCTGAAATGGTCAACTTATGTAGAGCTAAAGGGCTTGAGGCGAAGGTAATGGACTTTGCTAATCTCGATTTTCCTGATCATCATTTTGATTGTGTATGGGCAATGAATTGTCTCCTTCATGTTCCAAAGGCTCACATTCATAAGGTTTTAACTGAAATTAAAAGAGTGTTAAAGCCTTCTGGATTATTTTTCATGGGTGTCTATGGAGGGGAAAACTCTGAAGGAATATGGGAGGAAGACTTTTATACACCAAAACGGTTTTTTTCGTTTTTTGAAGATGAAACGATACAAGAACTCGTTAGTAAGTACTTTCAAATTGAATCTTTTACCATTGTCCCAAATGAAGTGGTAGGAGGTAACTTTCATTTTCAATCAATCATAGTAAGGAAGTAA
- a CDS encoding MBL fold metallo-hydrolase yields MKRPFYSWIVMILAMSVILDFSSIQNVDAKWFQTPELEVHFLDVGQGDSALVLFPNGKKMLVDGGPRVNGSTVVNYLRQHNIYELDLVVSTHPDEDHLGGLLDVLREVNVKQVLDSGKSHTTDTYREYVELLNTKRIPIVIAKEGQTIHLDKWVNIDVLNSNNGEEDNNEASVVLKLTMGKIDYLLAADAEVGAESDMVRDYDLEAEILKAGHHGSFTSSTDPLLQEVKPNVTILSYGNDNLYGHPHKDVVERLKGLGTTMYSTAQSGSIIVKTNGWSYDISSIKSILGQLVSNEEPLPYEGKIAITKLDVKDEEVTIKNNMNEDVLMKGWKLISEAGNHVFHFPNNFVLRSGESVTVYSSVKGSKKKTNYLAWKSKRHIWKNVGDKAILYNPYGGIADFEGFEG; encoded by the coding sequence ATGAAGAGACCGTTTTATTCTTGGATCGTGATGATTTTAGCAATGAGTGTAATTCTTGATTTCTCTTCTATTCAAAATGTTGATGCAAAATGGTTTCAAACACCGGAGTTGGAGGTTCACTTTTTAGATGTGGGGCAAGGAGATAGTGCGCTTGTCCTCTTCCCTAATGGCAAAAAAATGCTGGTAGATGGTGGACCTCGTGTAAACGGCAGTACTGTTGTTAATTATTTAAGACAGCATAACATTTACGAGTTAGACCTTGTTGTATCGACACATCCGGATGAAGACCATTTGGGTGGTCTCCTTGATGTATTACGTGAGGTAAATGTGAAGCAAGTACTTGATAGTGGGAAGTCACATACAACAGATACGTACAGAGAATACGTTGAGCTATTAAATACCAAGCGTATTCCAATTGTCATTGCGAAGGAAGGACAAACGATACACTTAGATAAATGGGTGAATATCGATGTGCTAAATAGTAATAACGGTGAAGAAGACAACAACGAAGCATCTGTTGTGTTGAAATTAACGATGGGCAAAATAGATTATTTACTTGCGGCGGACGCTGAAGTAGGTGCAGAGTCTGATATGGTGAGAGATTACGATCTAGAAGCCGAAATTTTAAAAGCCGGTCATCATGGTTCGTTTACTTCGAGTACTGACCCTCTATTACAAGAAGTGAAACCCAATGTGACAATCCTATCTTATGGAAATGACAACTTGTATGGTCATCCTCATAAAGATGTTGTTGAGCGACTTAAAGGGCTTGGTACCACCATGTATTCAACAGCACAATCAGGTTCCATTATTGTGAAAACAAACGGCTGGAGTTATGACATCTCTTCTATTAAAAGCATATTAGGACAACTTGTTTCCAATGAAGAACCACTTCCGTATGAGGGGAAAATTGCCATTACAAAGCTTGATGTCAAAGATGAAGAAGTAACGATTAAGAACAATATGAACGAAGATGTGTTGATGAAAGGATGGAAGCTTATATCAGAAGCTGGGAACCATGTATTTCACTTTCCCAATAACTTTGTTCTTCGTTCGGGAGAATCTGTTACGGTCTATTCGAGTGTGAAAGGATCTAAGAAGAAAACCAACTATTTAGCCTGGAAGTCAAAACGTCATATTTGGAAGAATGTAGGGGATAAGGCGATACTTTATAATCCATATGGAGGAATTGCCGATTTTGAGGGTTTCGAAGGTTAA
- a CDS encoding cell wall hydrolase, whose translation MARVKYTDSDIDLIARMIRAEAEGEGRQGMLMVGNVIVNRLKANCGDFKDLRSVRQVIYQKQGGNYSFEAVQKGNVFYNPARSVEKELAKQVLDFWREHPSKYSLWYFNPYAACPPTWYSQPFAGQFKQHCYYEPQANTCEGAYRW comes from the coding sequence GTGGCGAGAGTTAAATATACCGACAGTGATATCGATTTAATAGCACGTATGATCAGAGCTGAAGCAGAAGGAGAAGGCCGTCAAGGGATGCTTATGGTTGGTAATGTTATTGTAAATCGTCTAAAAGCAAATTGTGGAGACTTTAAAGATCTTAGGTCCGTTCGCCAAGTTATCTATCAAAAACAAGGTGGAAATTATTCATTCGAAGCCGTGCAAAAAGGCAATGTTTTTTATAACCCTGCCAGGAGCGTTGAAAAGGAGTTAGCGAAACAAGTATTAGACTTTTGGAGAGAACATCCATCCAAATATTCCCTATGGTATTTTAATCCTTATGCTGCATGTCCTCCAACATGGTACAGCCAACCATTTGCAGGACAATTTAAACAACATTGTTATTATGAACCACAAGCAAATACTTGCGAAGGTGCATACAGATGGTAA
- a CDS encoding ATP-binding protein — MKRLVIITVGKTHSGKTTFARLLENELENSFVMDQDNHADFINNYYKKIEPKQGPNTLKHSISKLIVTYAKEQTDLHTIICNSNRTWKDREYLLKELYPQDQFTRILVHFDIPDAVLEARVKESNRSTTIFRGVTTFEKVLRCQQKETVDDPVEGEADYLFTIRNDEEVGKVIKEITKLV; from the coding sequence ATGAAAAGATTAGTCATTATTACTGTAGGAAAAACACATAGCGGAAAAACTACTTTCGCTAGACTGCTAGAAAATGAACTTGAGAATTCGTTTGTTATGGATCAAGACAACCACGCGGATTTTATTAACAACTATTACAAAAAGATCGAACCAAAACAGGGGCCAAATACATTAAAACATTCTATTTCAAAGCTCATCGTCACTTATGCGAAAGAACAGACAGACTTACACACGATTATTTGCAATTCGAATCGAACTTGGAAGGACCGTGAGTATTTACTAAAGGAATTATATCCACAAGATCAATTCACGCGCATTCTTGTTCATTTTGATATTCCAGATGCTGTGCTAGAAGCCCGAGTGAAAGAGAGTAACCGAAGTACAACCATCTTTAGAGGTGTGACCACATTTGAAAAAGTATTAAGATGTCAACAGAAGGAAACAGTGGATGATCCAGTTGAAGGTGAGGCTGATTATTTGTTCACGATTCGAAATGATGAGGAAGTAGGAAAAGTTATTAAGGAAATAACGAAACTGGTATAG
- a CDS encoding GNAT family N-acetyltransferase, which yields MFQYKFTPRMERIMLLSKELANPDPVKPVHIFIGASIEGTGVCEELYSYLTRIVGADFRSKILEAEINCEERDFNSVTVIESGISYDTQFILKKAHEKMLHYKQLYINEGHVLASILRQCEIPYITEEMKADIIAFTSVPRDLTVKLADLNFDKFLDKDVEIRRMKKEDYDNLCQFVLAEFGIRWTQAIDNGVKQEKIPIIMAMLNGEVMGFSCYDVVGNKKCIFGPMGTAKSERGKGIGRALLHQSLRYMKQRGYEYAIISQAGPIEFYELNCDAKLIPLSI from the coding sequence TTGTTTCAATATAAGTTTACACCTAGAATGGAAAGAATTATGTTGTTGTCAAAGGAGCTAGCTAACCCTGATCCGGTCAAGCCAGTGCATATATTTATTGGTGCTTCCATCGAGGGCACAGGGGTATGTGAAGAACTCTATTCATACTTAACTAGAATAGTAGGTGCAGACTTTCGTTCCAAGATACTAGAAGCTGAAATCAATTGTGAAGAGAGAGATTTTAACTCAGTTACCGTAATTGAGAGTGGGATTTCTTATGACACACAATTTATCTTGAAGAAAGCCCACGAAAAGATGCTTCACTACAAGCAACTATACATAAATGAAGGACATGTTTTGGCGTCTATACTTAGGCAATGCGAGATTCCTTATATTACAGAAGAGATGAAAGCAGATATCATAGCTTTCACCTCAGTGCCAAGGGATTTAACAGTCAAACTTGCTGATTTAAATTTTGATAAATTTCTAGATAAAGATGTAGAAATCCGAAGAATGAAAAAGGAGGATTACGACAATCTATGTCAATTTGTGTTAGCTGAATTTGGAATCAGGTGGACCCAGGCTATAGACAATGGAGTAAAGCAGGAGAAGATTCCTATTATAATGGCAATGTTGAACGGAGAGGTCATGGGCTTCTCTTGTTATGATGTTGTAGGGAATAAGAAATGTATCTTTGGTCCAATGGGAACAGCAAAGTCAGAGAGAGGTAAAGGAATTGGTAGAGCTCTTTTACACCAGTCATTACGTTATATGAAACAACGAGGCTATGAGTATGCAATCATCTCTCAAGCAGGACCGATAGAATTTTACGAATTAAATTGTGATGCAAAATTAATACCATTATCCATATAA
- a CDS encoding YjcZ family sporulation protein → MYGCGYGYAAPSYGYGNSFVLIVVLFILLIIVGAAWAY, encoded by the coding sequence ATGTACGGTTGTGGATATGGTTACGCAGCACCATCTTACGGTTATGGTAACAGTTTCGTTCTAATCGTAGTGTTGTTTATCTTATTAATAATTGTTGGAGCAGCTTGGGCTTACTAA
- a CDS encoding GNAT family N-acetyltransferase, translating to MNITVITSSDVDKAKELVLKGLEERFGFLDPALNPDLNDITGNYLKEGSVFLIGKENGVLVCTGALSKETQSTGRIVRMSVKSSSRGQGFARKMLHALEEFAVEYGYTRLVLETNNAWQSAIQLYGSEGFECYEDDGQISHFSKQLK from the coding sequence GTGAATATAACTGTTATTACTTCAAGTGATGTGGATAAGGCAAAGGAATTAGTTTTAAAAGGCTTAGAAGAAAGATTTGGGTTTTTGGATCCGGCTTTAAATCCCGATTTGAATGATATTACAGGAAATTATTTAAAAGAAGGATCTGTCTTTCTCATTGGAAAAGAAAACGGTGTGCTTGTATGTACGGGGGCATTATCAAAGGAAACTCAGAGTACAGGTAGGATCGTAAGAATGTCAGTGAAAAGCTCAAGTCGAGGACAAGGGTTTGCTCGAAAAATGCTTCATGCCCTAGAGGAGTTTGCAGTAGAATATGGTTATACAAGGCTTGTCCTTGAAACAAATAATGCTTGGCAAAGTGCAATTCAGTTATATGGTTCCGAAGGATTTGAGTGTTATGAAGATGATGGACAGATTAGTCACTTCTCGAAACAATTAAAGTGA
- a CDS encoding damage-inducible protein DinB: MTDSVKVQYDYIRKTRGVLLSFLEQLPRHILHEAVSNFGNGSIINTHIHVADCYQYWLGTFGLRIEGLNFATPQEIDHADVNWVRERFEQVDLIADTFIEAYCTDWTMNLSGSVNWQTEPWTTTPLWLLTHAETHEFHHKGQIVTMARHLGFEPPDTDLAVIE, translated from the coding sequence ATGACTGATAGTGTGAAGGTTCAATATGATTATATTAGAAAAACAAGAGGTGTATTGCTATCGTTCTTGGAGCAACTTCCAAGGCATATATTACATGAGGCTGTCTCCAACTTTGGTAATGGGAGTATCATCAATACCCACATACATGTAGCAGATTGTTATCAATATTGGTTGGGAACATTTGGTTTGAGGATAGAAGGGCTAAACTTTGCAACGCCTCAAGAGATAGATCATGCTGATGTGAATTGGGTAAGGGAGCGTTTTGAACAGGTGGATTTAATTGCTGATACGTTTATTGAAGCATACTGTACGGACTGGACCATGAATCTATCTGGAAGCGTGAATTGGCAAACAGAACCTTGGACGACTACTCCATTATGGCTACTCACACATGCAGAGACACATGAGTTTCACCATAAAGGGCAAATTGTGACAATGGCCAGACATTTAGGCTTTGAACCGCCAGATACTGATTTAGCTGTTATTGAATAG
- a CDS encoding MFS transporter: MHVQASEVKNTAYQEKSIPIWQHANFMILLVSGAIISFGSKIYELALPLLLYQLTNSPVVMSTMRGIEFLPNLLLAMFIGVLVDRAHKKKWSLWTIFLQAIILIILYFSVQLGNHSTVLFYICGFFLMTFSYAFFNARMSMVKQALPTEMLTQANASFNFIFTFISIMGPALTGLILLLSSIQTGLLLTAISFGVAFLILLLLKTDEDISLTKKVGFWKELKEGWVELFHNRTLWMITIAVIFLNSTAGMVDTTIIFYSKDVLKLSDAQLGTLLSSVGLGGLIGSLLIGKVRKLWDTGRIITVTTLLIGFTYLMMYLSNSPLIFAIGLCLNGILTTISSVCIWTYRQESTPHHLIGRISGITGSVFKLSMPFAIFAAGWISELSNPSHVFMISFIGNTIIFIFCRNSLLWTNRHT, translated from the coding sequence ATGCACGTGCAAGCTTCAGAAGTAAAGAATACGGCATATCAGGAGAAATCTATACCTATCTGGCAACACGCCAATTTTATGATATTGCTCGTTTCAGGAGCCATTATCTCTTTCGGTAGTAAAATATACGAACTTGCCTTACCTCTTTTGTTATATCAATTAACAAATTCGCCTGTTGTCATGTCCACAATGCGAGGAATTGAGTTTTTACCGAATTTATTATTAGCAATGTTTATCGGCGTCCTAGTAGACCGAGCTCATAAAAAGAAATGGTCATTATGGACCATCTTTCTCCAAGCTATCATCTTAATCATTCTGTACTTCTCCGTACAGTTAGGTAATCATTCAACAGTGCTTTTTTACATCTGCGGATTTTTCTTAATGACCTTTAGTTATGCTTTTTTTAATGCTCGAATGAGTATGGTAAAACAAGCTTTACCAACTGAAATGCTCACACAAGCTAACGCATCCTTTAATTTTATTTTTACCTTCATTAGTATTATGGGACCCGCTTTAACAGGCTTAATTCTACTATTATCGAGTATTCAGACAGGATTATTATTAACAGCAATCTCTTTTGGTGTTGCTTTTCTAATTTTATTGTTGCTAAAAACAGATGAAGACATTTCATTAACAAAAAAGGTTGGATTTTGGAAGGAATTAAAAGAGGGATGGGTAGAGTTATTCCACAATCGGACATTATGGATGATTACGATCGCTGTCATTTTCTTAAATTCTACAGCTGGTATGGTGGACACAACCATTATCTTCTATTCAAAGGATGTTCTGAAACTAAGTGATGCCCAGCTTGGCACACTCCTCTCATCTGTAGGCCTTGGAGGATTAATCGGAAGCCTACTAATCGGAAAGGTACGTAAGCTCTGGGATACTGGGAGAATCATTACTGTGACTACATTACTAATTGGATTTACGTATCTTATGATGTATTTGTCAAATTCACCTTTAATTTTTGCTATCGGGCTCTGTTTGAATGGTATTTTGACAACAATAAGCAGTGTATGTATTTGGACCTATCGCCAAGAATCCACACCTCATCATCTAATTGGAAGAATAAGTGGAATTACAGGTTCCGTCTTTAAACTTAGTATGCCCTTTGCCATTTTTGCAGCTGGTTGGATTTCAGAATTATCGAATCCTTCCCACGTCTTTATGATTTCTTTCATTGGAAATACCATCATCTTCATCTTTTGCCGTAACAGTTTGTTATGGACGAATAGGCACACATAA
- the paaI gene encoding hydroxyphenylacetyl-CoA thioesterase PaaI, which produces MEQIILDKIQGDPYAKSLGIKIVEIKEGFAEVQMTVQESMLNFHGAANGGVIFSLADVAFAIASNSYGQVAVGIHVSVNYMKAGKLGDTISATATEVKKNPKLALYRMVVSNQDGELLASLEGMVYRKKEMFA; this is translated from the coding sequence TTGGAACAGATAATTTTAGACAAGATACAAGGTGATCCTTATGCGAAGTCACTTGGTATTAAGATAGTTGAGATTAAAGAAGGGTTTGCAGAGGTTCAAATGACTGTTCAGGAATCTATGCTGAATTTCCACGGTGCAGCCAATGGAGGTGTCATCTTTTCATTAGCAGATGTTGCTTTTGCCATTGCGAGTAATTCATATGGTCAAGTTGCAGTTGGCATACATGTTAGTGTTAACTATATGAAGGCAGGAAAATTAGGGGATACAATTTCGGCAACAGCAACAGAAGTCAAGAAAAATCCAAAACTCGCGTTGTATCGGATGGTTGTGTCGAATCAAGATGGCGAGCTACTAGCTTCACTTGAAGGAATGGTGTATCGTAAGAAAGAAATGTTTGCGTAG
- a CDS encoding DUF2935 domain-containing protein, with product MVTIWEEHLFWLEILQDHAYFIRDHLSVSEDEYIQVAQQYILLFNELLQKLNNIPPATDYRDPTMIEFSKRAWTIAHGYFEFEGTLQALRIDNKINLNLSPTYMNGTLAENQEYLRILSYLTRGEQPVPLSLVDLMDLWLEDQLGHAVLFKNMLDPIEASASRQTDQYIGKYQTFIVQNHHLKGYLRFKKPGFPRQNEFALDVGKTTLEMSQFIYSMVLKYREDKLLNKTTLRFLEHHFPETCYFIKKLSYYAPTLQGPAAECSLRRISYSS from the coding sequence TTGGTAACAATATGGGAAGAACATTTATTTTGGCTGGAAATACTGCAGGATCATGCTTATTTTATCAGGGATCATTTATCTGTAAGTGAGGACGAATATATACAAGTTGCACAGCAATATATCCTGCTATTTAACGAGTTGTTACAAAAATTAAACAACATTCCACCAGCGACTGATTATAGAGATCCTACTATGATTGAATTCTCAAAACGAGCTTGGACAATTGCACATGGATACTTTGAATTTGAAGGTACACTACAAGCATTGCGCATTGATAACAAAATTAATTTAAACTTGTCTCCAACATATATGAACGGTACATTAGCAGAAAACCAAGAATATTTAAGAATTTTATCATATTTAACTAGAGGCGAGCAGCCAGTGCCACTGTCGTTAGTCGACTTAATGGATTTATGGTTAGAAGACCAACTTGGGCATGCTGTATTATTTAAGAACATGCTTGATCCTATTGAGGCATCAGCTTCAAGGCAAACTGATCAATATATTGGTAAATATCAAACATTTATCGTTCAAAATCATCATTTAAAAGGCTATTTGCGATTTAAGAAACCAGGATTTCCAAGGCAAAATGAGTTTGCCTTAGATGTTGGGAAAACCACTTTAGAGATGAGTCAATTTATCTACTCCATGGTACTTAAATACCGGGAAGATAAGCTGTTGAATAAGACTACATTACGTTTTCTAGAACATCATTTTCCAGAGACATGTTACTTTATAAAAAAATTAAGCTATTATGCTCCTACCTTACAGGGACCGGCAGCTGAATGTTCTTTGAGAAGAATCTCCTACTCTTCTTAG
- a CDS encoding helix-turn-helix transcriptional regulator → MCKVIMKEVVEYLTENPYSYETVEGLSMKIGRKEKDLEIVLEELVSANIITEKGSSHHPVYTLSKQTEHFQLQFSEVYTFCPRQYINNSDVLTKREKEVAILLLEDHSNLDIARLLFISQHTLKNHITKIYRKFGCMDRAHFVSLLYQQALEQKKIS, encoded by the coding sequence GTGTGTAAAGTAATTATGAAGGAAGTTGTTGAATATTTGACGGAAAATCCATATTCCTATGAGACGGTTGAAGGGTTATCAATGAAGATTGGGCGTAAGGAGAAGGACCTGGAAATTGTTTTGGAAGAGTTAGTTTCAGCAAACATTATTACTGAAAAAGGTTCTTCACATCATCCAGTCTATACTCTATCGAAACAAACAGAACACTTCCAACTTCAATTTAGTGAAGTATACACCTTTTGTCCTAGACAATACATTAACAATAGTGATGTCCTAACAAAGCGTGAAAAAGAGGTGGCAATATTATTATTGGAAGATCATAGTAACCTTGATATAGCTAGACTTCTTTTTATCAGTCAACATACATTGAAAAATCATATTACGAAAATCTATCGAAAATTTGGTTGTATGGATCGTGCACATTTCGTGTCACTTCTCTATCAACAGGCACTAGAGCAAAAGAAAATTAGTTAA
- a CDS encoding GNAT family N-acetyltransferase, whose product MVKEFTITRATTRKDFEDCAFVTNTIHKDNLVHAHILIHDTEHNEENLLAVARLQNEIAGTVVCKPSSSPQTAFTMIRILEPFRRRGLGEQLYKFASQHAKGINRFNLQGRIIETDLESISYFEKKGFKEVARECQVSLYTDSMNSNDDFSVSGVELFNLLERKDLWQGAYAIACESIPDIPMPEPLTVPPYEKWIQSEILSPEVRLDGSFVAVADNKVIGYGGIAQLNPTTVEHLLTAVARNWRGKGIARLIKQSQAKWAKAEGIKELITYNEQWNEPIRKLNKQLGYIPHPAYILFRGPLHDDERRIDAK is encoded by the coding sequence ATGGTTAAAGAATTTACGATTACACGAGCTACTACTAGAAAGGATTTTGAAGATTGTGCGTTCGTTACAAATACGATACATAAAGACAATTTAGTTCATGCTCATATCCTTATTCATGATACTGAACATAATGAGGAAAATCTATTAGCTGTAGCTAGGCTTCAAAACGAAATAGCAGGTACCGTCGTATGTAAACCTTCTTCTTCACCACAAACCGCTTTTACGATGATTCGGATACTAGAACCATTTCGAAGAAGAGGTCTTGGTGAGCAGCTTTATAAATTTGCATCACAACATGCAAAAGGGATAAACCGATTCAATTTACAAGGCAGGATCATCGAAACAGATTTGGAGTCTATAAGCTACTTCGAGAAAAAAGGTTTTAAGGAGGTAGCAAGAGAGTGTCAGGTAAGCCTGTATACTGATTCAATGAATAGTAATGACGATTTTTCTGTAAGTGGTGTGGAACTCTTTAATCTCCTAGAAAGAAAGGATTTATGGCAAGGGGCTTATGCAATTGCATGTGAAAGTATCCCCGATATTCCAATGCCAGAACCTCTAACGGTACCACCATATGAAAAATGGATTCAATCTGAGATTTTATCTCCTGAAGTTCGTCTTGACGGTTCGTTTGTAGCGGTTGCGGATAATAAGGTTATTGGATATGGTGGAATTGCCCAGCTTAATCCTACGACAGTAGAACACTTGCTAACAGCCGTTGCCCGTAATTGGAGAGGAAAGGGTATTGCAAGACTGATTAAACAATCGCAGGCAAAATGGGCAAAAGCGGAGGGGATAAAAGAACTCATTACATATAACGAACAGTGGAATGAGCCAATAAGAAAGCTTAATAAACAATTAGGATATATACCTCACCCAGCATATATACTATTTCGAGGTCCTTTGCATGACGACGAGAGAAGAATAGATGCAAAGTGA
- a CDS encoding AMP-binding protein produces MILHGIETASRSEMENLQLERLQDTVKRVYEKVPFYRHRFEEIGVAPVDITTVRDIIKLPFTVKSDLRNHYPFGLFAVEQKELVRVHASSGTSGKPTVVGYTKKDIKSWAEIVARAIATAGGAPGDFLHNAYGYGLFTGGLGLHFGSEELGMVTVPISGGNTDRQIALIEDFKPAVICATPSYVLNIAERMEELGKDPRNTSLKYGVFGAEPWSEEMRRTLEEKLGIKACDIYGLSEVIGPGVSMECHEAQDGLHVAEDHFLVEVIDPTTMQPVPDGEDGELVFTSLTKEAFPVIRYRTGDIASLTRGTCSCGRTTIRMSRVKGRIDDMLIIRGVNVFPSQIEHFLLSVNEVVPHYQIHLIQKGSLISVELHVEINEEFYKTINGNLRHEYVDHLCNRIYALIKSQCLVSIDVKVHKPKSIPRSEGKAVRVVDRTKESLEV; encoded by the coding sequence TTGATATTACATGGAATTGAAACAGCTTCAAGAAGTGAAATGGAAAATTTGCAGCTTGAAAGACTTCAAGACACCGTAAAAAGAGTGTATGAAAAGGTACCTTTTTACAGACATAGGTTTGAAGAGATCGGTGTGGCACCGGTGGATATTACAACAGTTAGAGATATTATCAAACTCCCATTTACTGTGAAGAGTGATTTGAGAAATCATTACCCTTTTGGTTTATTTGCTGTTGAACAAAAAGAGTTAGTACGAGTTCATGCTTCATCAGGAACTAGTGGAAAACCTACTGTTGTGGGTTATACGAAAAAAGATATTAAGAGCTGGGCGGAGATAGTTGCTAGAGCGATCGCAACTGCTGGAGGCGCCCCAGGCGATTTTTTACATAATGCATATGGATATGGCTTATTTACTGGTGGGCTAGGCTTACACTTCGGTAGCGAAGAGCTAGGTATGGTCACTGTTCCTATATCCGGTGGTAATACCGACAGGCAAATTGCATTAATAGAAGACTTTAAACCGGCAGTTATTTGTGCAACACCTTCTTATGTACTTAACATTGCAGAGAGAATGGAAGAGTTAGGGAAAGATCCGCGAAATACATCACTCAAATATGGTGTGTTTGGTGCAGAGCCATGGTCCGAAGAAATGCGACGGACACTTGAAGAAAAGCTCGGGATTAAAGCTTGTGATATCTATGGCTTAAGCGAAGTCATTGGACCAGGTGTATCGATGGAGTGTCATGAAGCTCAAGATGGTCTACATGTAGCAGAAGATCACTTTTTGGTGGAAGTAATAGATCCTACAACCATGCAACCAGTACCTGATGGAGAAGACGGAGAACTTGTATTTACAAGTTTAACGAAGGAAGCATTCCCAGTCATTCGTTACCGTACGGGTGATATTGCTTCGTTAACAAGAGGCACATGTAGTTGTGGTAGAACGACAATACGAATGTCCCGTGTTAAAGGTAGGATTGACGATATGTTAATTATACGTGGTGTAAATGTCTTCCCTTCACAAATCGAGCATTTCTTGCTTTCGGTGAATGAAGTTGTACCACATTACCAAATTCATCTAATTCAGAAAGGAAGTTTAATAAGCGTAGAGCTTCATGTGGAAATAAATGAAGAGTTTTATAAAACGATCAATGGCAATTTACGTCATGAGTATGTAGATCATTTATGTAATCGTATCTATGCTCTGATTAAAAGTCAGTGTTTAGTTTCAATCGACGTTAAAGTTCATAAACCAAAAAGTATTCCACGTTCTGAAGGGAAAGCTGTAAGAGTTGTAGATCGAACAAAAGAATCATTAGAGGTATAA